Proteins co-encoded in one Haloarcula sp. DT43 genomic window:
- a CDS encoding OapC/ArvC family zinc-ribbon domain-containing protein, whose amino-acid sequence MPHQCTDCGRGFDDGSKEMLSGCPNCGGNKFQYRPEGADISGTPDAEPPEPPGPDSSVARTVGKTAASVRDLVGGSGADADPQDPSHSTDSPSTPAEDSAQASARGDVVEPDELPSNVPSASESDHQFRPVGADPDPPAEPDQEDRPDLEELRAELNDQFESIKVLEPGQYELNLMELYDREEYIIALQEDGHYSIQVPETIRSE is encoded by the coding sequence ATGCCCCACCAGTGTACGGACTGTGGCCGTGGCTTCGACGACGGGTCCAAGGAGATGCTCTCGGGGTGTCCCAACTGCGGCGGGAACAAGTTCCAGTACCGGCCCGAGGGAGCCGACATCTCCGGGACGCCGGACGCGGAGCCACCGGAACCACCGGGCCCCGACAGCAGCGTCGCCCGGACCGTCGGCAAGACCGCCGCATCGGTGCGTGACCTCGTCGGCGGTTCGGGCGCTGACGCCGACCCACAGGACCCATCCCACTCGACAGACTCGCCGTCGACCCCGGCCGAGGACTCGGCCCAGGCCAGCGCCCGGGGCGACGTCGTCGAGCCGGACGAACTCCCGTCGAACGTCCCGTCGGCGTCCGAATCCGACCACCAGTTCCGCCCCGTCGGTGCTGACCCCGACCCGCCGGCGGAACCGGACCAGGAGGACCGCCCCGACCTGGAGGAACTCCGGGCGGAACTCAACGACCAGTTCGAGTCGATAAAGGTGCTGGAACCCGGCCAGTACGAGCTGAACCTGATGGAGCTGTACGACCGCGAGGAGTACATCATCGCGCTCCAGGAGGACGGCCACTACTCGATTCAGGTCCCGGAAACCATCCGTTCGGAGTGA
- the glyS gene encoding glycine--tRNA ligase: MSEGERLTELAKRRGFYFPSSSAYGGAAGFWTYGPQGAALKSNVEDAWRDRYVVKEGHQEISAPDVMPEPVFEASGHLDGFDDMIVECGECGATHRADHLVEDNTDIEEAESLPNEEVMELIAEHGIECPSCHASLADRPVDNFNLMFETNIGPGSSSPGYLRPETAQGIFVEFPQLSEYARNQLPFGVAQIGKAYRNEISPRKSLVRVREFTQAELEHFVDPEEDEPPLSEVADVTLPLYSAAEQQAADGGQRELTVREAVDEGVVESEWVAYYLGVSKGWYERIGVDMDRFRYRQHLAGERAHYASDCWDAESEVDGDWIEITGFAYRGDYDLSKHAEHSGEDFTVFKQYDEPVTVERATVDPDMSYLGPEFGGSAGAVADALEALAERNPDAFDADEVTVEVDGEDYTVPVAETNFSVDEVTENGEHVRPHVVEPSFGVSRIIYTVLAHSYETDEVDGEERTYLSLPAEQAPTTVGVFPLMDKDGMDDLAREIADDLRTAGLSVTYDDSGAIGRRYRRQDEVGTPYCVTVDYESLEEDTVTVRERDTTEQKRLPVDGLAETLEQLSTGDRTFDDL, translated from the coding sequence ATGAGCGAGGGCGAACGGCTCACCGAGCTGGCCAAGCGTCGCGGCTTCTACTTCCCCTCGTCGAGCGCCTACGGCGGCGCGGCGGGCTTTTGGACTTACGGCCCGCAGGGCGCTGCGCTGAAATCGAACGTCGAGGACGCCTGGCGGGACCGCTACGTCGTCAAGGAGGGCCACCAGGAAATCTCCGCCCCCGACGTGATGCCCGAGCCCGTCTTCGAGGCGTCGGGCCATCTCGATGGCTTCGACGACATGATAGTCGAATGTGGCGAGTGTGGCGCGACCCACCGCGCCGACCACCTCGTCGAGGACAACACCGACATCGAAGAGGCCGAGTCCCTGCCGAACGAGGAGGTCATGGAGCTCATCGCCGAGCACGGCATCGAGTGTCCCTCCTGTCACGCGTCCCTGGCCGACCGGCCGGTCGACAACTTCAACCTCATGTTCGAGACCAACATCGGACCGGGGTCGTCGTCGCCGGGCTACCTCCGCCCGGAGACCGCCCAGGGCATCTTCGTCGAGTTCCCCCAGCTCTCGGAGTACGCCCGGAACCAGCTTCCGTTCGGCGTCGCGCAAATCGGGAAGGCCTACCGGAACGAAATCTCGCCCCGCAAGTCGCTCGTCCGCGTCCGGGAGTTCACGCAGGCCGAACTGGAGCACTTCGTCGACCCCGAGGAAGACGAGCCGCCGCTTTCCGAGGTCGCCGACGTGACGCTCCCGCTGTACTCTGCCGCCGAGCAGCAGGCCGCGGACGGCGGCCAGCGCGAACTCACCGTCCGTGAGGCCGTCGACGAGGGCGTCGTCGAGAGCGAGTGGGTCGCCTACTACCTCGGCGTCTCCAAGGGATGGTACGAGCGCATCGGCGTCGACATGGACCGGTTCCGCTACCGTCAGCACCTCGCCGGCGAGCGGGCCCACTACGCCTCCGACTGCTGGGACGCCGAGAGCGAGGTCGACGGCGACTGGATAGAGATAACCGGCTTCGCGTATCGGGGCGACTACGACCTCTCGAAGCACGCCGAGCACTCCGGCGAGGACTTCACCGTCTTCAAGCAGTACGACGAGCCCGTCACCGTCGAACGGGCCACCGTCGACCCCGACATGAGCTACCTCGGGCCGGAGTTCGGCGGGTCGGCCGGCGCGGTCGCCGACGCGCTCGAAGCGCTGGCCGAGCGGAACCCGGACGCCTTCGACGCGGACGAGGTGACCGTGGAGGTCGACGGTGAGGACTACACCGTCCCCGTCGCGGAGACGAACTTCAGCGTCGACGAGGTGACCGAGAACGGCGAACACGTCCGGCCACACGTCGTCGAACCCTCTTTCGGGGTGAGCCGAATCATCTACACCGTCCTCGCACACTCCTACGAGACCGACGAGGTCGACGGCGAGGAGCGGACGTACCTCTCGCTGCCGGCGGAACAGGCCCCGACGACGGTCGGCGTCTTCCCGCTGATGGACAAGGACGGCATGGACGACCTGGCCCGCGAAATCGCCGACGACCTCCGGACCGCCGGCCTCTCGGTCACCTACGACGACTCCGGGGCCATCGGCCGGCGCTACCGCCGCCAAGACGAGGTGGGGACCCCCTACTGCGTCACCGTCGACTACGAGAGCCTGGAGGAAGACACTGTCACCGTCCGCGAGCGGGACACGACAGAACAGAAGCGGCTCCCCGTCGACGGGCTGGCGGAGACGCTCGAACAGCTCAGCACCGGCGACCGCACCTTCGACGACCTGTAG
- the mdh gene encoding malate dehydrogenase: protein MTKVSVVGAAGTVGAAAGYNIALRDIADELVFVDIPDKEDDTVGQAADTNHGIAYDSNTRVRQGGYEDTAGSDVVVITAGIPRQPGQTRIDLAGDNAPIMEDIQSSLDEYNDDYISLTTSNPVDLLNRHLYEAGDRSREQVIGFGGRLDSARFRYVLSEEFDAPVQNVEATILGEHGDAQVPVFSKVRVDGTDPEFSDDEKEQLLGDLQESAMDVIERKGATEWGPARGVAHMVEAILHDTGEVLPASVKLEGEFGHEDTAFGVPVRLGSDGVEEIVEWDLDDYEQDLMADAAEKLSDQYDKIS from the coding sequence ATGACAAAGGTAAGCGTAGTCGGCGCAGCCGGAACGGTCGGCGCAGCCGCAGGGTACAACATCGCGCTCCGTGACATCGCTGACGAACTCGTCTTCGTGGACATCCCGGACAAGGAAGACGACACGGTCGGGCAGGCCGCCGACACGAACCACGGCATCGCCTACGACTCGAACACGCGCGTCCGCCAGGGCGGCTACGAGGACACCGCCGGCTCCGACGTCGTCGTCATCACGGCCGGTATCCCGCGCCAGCCGGGCCAGACACGCATCGACCTCGCGGGCGACAACGCGCCCATCATGGAGGACATCCAGTCCTCGCTCGACGAGTACAACGACGACTACATCTCGCTGACCACCTCGAACCCCGTCGACCTGCTCAACCGCCACCTCTACGAGGCCGGCGACCGCTCGCGCGAACAGGTCATCGGCTTCGGCGGCCGCCTGGACTCCGCGCGCTTCCGCTACGTGTTGAGCGAGGAGTTCGACGCGCCGGTCCAGAACGTGGAGGCGACCATCCTCGGCGAGCACGGCGACGCGCAGGTCCCCGTGTTCTCGAAGGTCCGCGTCGACGGGACCGACCCCGAGTTCAGCGACGACGAGAAGGAACAGCTGCTTGGCGACCTGCAGGAGTCGGCGATGGACGTCATCGAGCGCAAGGGCGCGACCGAGTGGGGCCCCGCCCGCGGCGTCGCCCACATGGTCGAGGCCATCCTCCACGACACCGGCGAGGTGCTGCCGGCGTCAGTCAAACTGGAGGGCGAGTTCGGGCACGAGGACACCGCCTTCGGCGTCCCGGTCCGCCTCGGGAGCGACGGCGTCGAGGAAATCGTCGAGTGGGACCTCGACGACTACGAGCAGGACCTGATGGCCGACGCCGCCGAGAAGCTCTCCGACCAGTACGACAAGATTTCGTAA
- a CDS encoding DUF7556 family protein — protein sequence MESNTVAPVETAADGDIMASVEEGPTDQFIVADVTRDDAYLTLPLADAASLPAWR from the coding sequence ATGGAGTCGAACACTGTCGCTCCGGTCGAGACGGCTGCGGACGGGGACATCATGGCGTCCGTCGAGGAAGGGCCGACGGACCAGTTCATCGTCGCTGACGTGACCCGGGACGACGCCTATCTCACACTTCCGCTCGCGGACGCGGCCTCGCTGCCGGCCTGGCGATAG
- the serA gene encoding phosphoglycerate dehydrogenase — protein sequence MKVLVTDPIADAGLTRLREAGHDVETAYEVEGEALLEAVADANALIVRSGTEVTEEVFAAAPDLIIVGRAGIGVDNIDIDAATDHGVIVANAPEGNVRAAAEHSVAMAFATARSIPQAHDRLKSGEWAKGEFLGTEVNNKTLGVVGFGRVGQQVAKRLGSLGMDIVTFDPYISQERADQFGAELVDDLEDCLAKSDFITIHTPLTPETENMIGEEELAELEGGYVVNCARGGIIDEAALAEAVEDGVLKGAALDVFGEEPLPEDSPLLGVEDIIVTPHLGASTEAAQENVATSTADQIIAAANGQPVANALNAPSLDEATFREVGPYLDLADTAGRIAVQLFGGHMAEVEVTYAGDIAEQDVEYVTASALKGVFAPSDLQVNAVNAPQIAEERGIDVTESKTRTSEDYQSLITVTVSDGEESVSVCGTQFGGEEPRIVRIDDHRIEAVPHGHMLVVRNRDEPGTIGFIGTVLGDADINIAGMFNGRETIGGEALSVYNLDEQPPQDIIERLNDDSRIIETTYVALGDE from the coding sequence ATGAAGGTACTCGTTACGGACCCTATCGCCGACGCCGGCCTCACACGCCTCCGTGAGGCGGGTCACGACGTCGAAACAGCCTACGAGGTCGAGGGCGAGGCGCTCCTCGAAGCGGTGGCCGACGCGAATGCGCTCATCGTCCGCTCCGGCACCGAAGTCACCGAGGAGGTGTTCGCGGCCGCGCCCGACCTCATCATCGTCGGCCGGGCCGGCATCGGCGTCGACAACATCGACATCGACGCTGCCACCGACCACGGCGTCATCGTCGCCAACGCCCCCGAGGGCAACGTCCGCGCCGCCGCCGAACACTCCGTCGCCATGGCGTTTGCCACCGCTCGCTCCATCCCGCAGGCCCACGACCGCCTGAAAAGCGGCGAGTGGGCCAAAGGCGAGTTCCTGGGCACGGAGGTCAACAACAAGACGCTGGGCGTCGTCGGCTTCGGCCGCGTCGGCCAGCAGGTCGCCAAGCGACTGGGCAGTCTGGGCATGGACATCGTCACGTTCGACCCCTACATCAGCCAGGAGCGGGCCGACCAGTTCGGCGCGGAACTGGTCGACGACCTCGAGGACTGCCTCGCCAAGTCCGACTTCATCACCATCCACACGCCGCTGACCCCCGAGACAGAGAACATGATCGGCGAAGAGGAACTCGCCGAACTCGAGGGCGGCTACGTCGTCAACTGCGCCCGCGGCGGCATCATCGACGAGGCGGCCCTCGCCGAGGCGGTCGAGGACGGCGTCCTGAAGGGTGCGGCGCTCGACGTGTTCGGCGAGGAACCCCTCCCGGAAGACAGCCCGCTGCTCGGCGTCGAGGACATCATCGTCACGCCCCACCTGGGCGCGTCGACGGAGGCGGCACAGGAGAACGTCGCCACCTCCACGGCCGACCAGATAATCGCCGCGGCCAACGGCCAGCCCGTCGCCAACGCCCTGAACGCGCCGTCGCTCGACGAGGCGACGTTCCGGGAGGTCGGGCCGTACCTCGACCTCGCCGACACCGCCGGCCGCATCGCCGTCCAGCTGTTCGGCGGCCACATGGCCGAAGTCGAGGTCACCTACGCTGGCGACATCGCCGAGCAGGACGTCGAGTACGTTACGGCCAGCGCGCTGAAGGGCGTGTTCGCCCCCTCGGACCTCCAGGTCAACGCCGTCAACGCCCCCCAGATAGCCGAGGAGCGGGGCATCGACGTGACCGAGTCCAAGACCCGCACCTCCGAGGACTACCAGAGCCTCATCACCGTCACCGTCTCCGACGGCGAGGAGTCCGTTTCGGTCTGTGGGACCCAGTTCGGCGGCGAGGAACCCCGCATCGTCCGCATCGACGACCACCGCATCGAGGCGGTCCCCCACGGCCACATGCTCGTCGTCCGCAACCGCGACGAGCCCGGCACCATCGGCTTCATCGGCACGGTGCTTGGCGACGCAGACATCAACATCGCCGGGATGTTCAACGGCCGCGAGACCATCGGCGGGGAGGCCCTGTCCGTCTACAACCTCGACGAACAGCCGCCACAGGACATCATCGAGCGGCTGAACGACGACAGCCGCATCATCGAGACGACCTACGTCGCACTCGGCGACGAGTAA
- a CDS encoding DEAD/DEAH box helicase, with amino-acid sequence MATTDAGGEHVERPLVTPEFLENRRYQTELAETASGDHTLVCLPTGLGKTTVSLLVTAERLSSVGGKSLMLAPTKPLVQQHAEFYREALELDPEEVVVFTGEVRPDDRAALWEDARVVIATPQVVENDLVGNRVSLADVTHCTFDECHRATGDYAYNYIADRYHADAENPLVTGMSASPGDDEEAILEVCENLGLSEVAVMTEDDADVAEYTHDTSVDWNRIELPEVVVEIRDGINEVIEDRLSQLKDLGVTNKSSADLSEREIQGMQADLRKLMNNDQSEGYQGMSLLAEIRKLRTAVTYVETQSVESLRRYFERLKEAARSSGASKADQRLVSEPKVREAMRKAESYDDLHPKFRQTRMLLAETLGIENGERVIVFTESRDTAETLVDFLSDHFTTEKFVGQSDTDGSEGMTQTQQQETLDRFRNGEFEVLVSTSVAEEGLDVPEVDLVLFYEPVPTAIRAIQRKGRTGRQAEGRVVVLLAEDTRDEAYFWKARNDQKRMKRELNELKSVAGELEARLDQTGLDEYEEADAEGAASGGTSDAETATGRGDSTGNARGATAAEGDGQAGLDAFAEASAADSGESGGQGDDEGTVASAGSDDGVEIVADQRELDSTIARDLSTRDGVETRLETLAVGDYVLSDRVVVERKTVADFMDTLTGGDRSMFEQVGDATRHYARPVVVIEGEDLFGARNVHHKAIQGALASLAVDFGASVLRTSDEAETADLLEVIAGREQETADREVSVHGEKQSKTLPEQQEYVVAAIAEVGPVTARTLLEHFGSVEAVMTAEEDALLEVAGIGEVTAARIREVVASDYDA; translated from the coding sequence ATGGCGACCACCGACGCCGGTGGCGAGCACGTCGAGCGCCCGCTGGTGACGCCGGAGTTCCTGGAGAACCGCCGCTACCAGACCGAACTGGCGGAGACGGCCAGCGGCGACCACACGCTGGTCTGTCTCCCGACCGGCCTGGGCAAGACGACGGTCTCGCTGCTGGTGACCGCCGAGCGACTCAGCTCCGTCGGCGGAAAGTCGCTCATGCTGGCCCCGACGAAGCCGCTGGTCCAGCAACACGCCGAGTTCTACCGCGAGGCGCTGGAACTCGACCCCGAGGAGGTCGTCGTCTTCACCGGCGAGGTCCGCCCCGACGACCGCGCCGCCCTCTGGGAAGACGCCCGGGTCGTCATCGCGACGCCGCAGGTCGTCGAGAACGACCTCGTCGGCAACCGCGTCTCGCTGGCGGACGTGACCCACTGCACCTTCGACGAGTGCCACCGCGCGACCGGCGACTACGCCTACAACTACATCGCCGACCGCTACCACGCCGACGCCGAGAACCCGCTGGTGACGGGGATGAGCGCCTCGCCCGGCGACGACGAGGAGGCCATCCTCGAAGTGTGTGAGAACCTCGGGCTTAGCGAGGTCGCAGTGATGACCGAGGACGACGCCGACGTGGCCGAGTACACCCACGACACCAGCGTCGACTGGAACCGCATCGAACTCCCCGAGGTCGTCGTCGAGATTCGGGACGGGATCAACGAAGTCATCGAAGACCGCCTGTCGCAGCTGAAGGACCTGGGCGTGACGAACAAGTCCTCGGCGGACCTCTCCGAGCGGGAGATTCAGGGGATGCAGGCCGACCTCCGGAAGCTGATGAACAACGACCAGAGCGAGGGATACCAGGGGATGAGCCTGCTCGCCGAAATCCGGAAGCTCCGGACAGCCGTCACCTACGTCGAGACCCAGAGCGTCGAGTCCCTGCGGCGGTACTTCGAGCGCCTGAAGGAGGCCGCCCGCTCCTCCGGCGCGTCGAAGGCCGACCAGCGTCTGGTCAGCGAGCCGAAGGTCCGCGAGGCGATGCGCAAAGCCGAGTCCTACGACGACCTCCACCCGAAGTTCCGCCAGACCCGGATGCTGCTCGCGGAGACGCTCGGCATCGAGAACGGCGAGCGCGTCATCGTGTTCACGGAGTCGCGGGACACCGCCGAGACGCTCGTGGACTTCCTCTCGGACCACTTCACGACCGAGAAGTTCGTCGGGCAGAGCGACACCGACGGCAGCGAGGGGATGACACAGACCCAGCAACAGGAGACGCTGGACCGCTTCCGGAACGGCGAGTTCGAGGTGCTCGTCTCCACCTCCGTCGCCGAGGAGGGCCTAGACGTCCCCGAGGTCGACCTCGTGCTGTTCTACGAGCCCGTCCCGACCGCGATTCGGGCCATCCAGCGCAAGGGCCGGACCGGCCGGCAGGCCGAGGGCCGGGTCGTCGTCCTGCTGGCCGAGGACACCCGCGACGAGGCGTACTTCTGGAAGGCCAGAAACGACCAGAAGCGGATGAAACGCGAGCTGAACGAACTCAAGAGTGTCGCCGGGGAACTGGAGGCCCGCCTCGACCAGACCGGGCTCGACGAGTACGAGGAGGCCGACGCCGAGGGGGCCGCTTCGGGTGGAACCAGCGATGCGGAGACCGCCACAGGGCGAGGGGATTCCACCGGAAACGCGAGGGGTGCCACGGCCGCCGAGGGCGACGGCCAGGCCGGACTGGACGCCTTCGCGGAAGCGTCGGCGGCGGATAGCGGCGAGAGCGGCGGGCAAGGCGACGACGAGGGGACGGTCGCCAGCGCCGGCAGCGACGACGGCGTCGAAATCGTCGCCGACCAGCGCGAACTCGACTCGACTATCGCCCGCGACCTCTCGACGCGGGATGGCGTCGAGACGCGACTCGAGACGCTGGCTGTCGGCGACTACGTCCTCTCGGACCGGGTGGTCGTCGAGCGCAAGACCGTCGCGGACTTCATGGACACGCTGACCGGCGGCGACCGCTCGATGTTCGAGCAGGTCGGCGACGCCACCCGCCACTACGCCCGCCCCGTGGTCGTCATCGAGGGCGAGGACCTCTTCGGCGCGCGGAACGTCCACCACAAGGCGATTCAGGGGGCGCTCGCGTCGCTGGCGGTCGATTTCGGCGCGAGCGTGTTACGGACCAGTGACGAGGCAGAGACCGCCGACCTGCTGGAAGTCATCGCCGGGCGGGAGCAGGAGACGGCCGACCGGGAGGTGAGCGTCCACGGCGAGAAGCAGTCCAAGACCCTCCCCGAGCAACAGGAGTACGTCGTCGCCGCCATCGCCGAGGTCGGGCCGGTGACCGCCCGAACGCTGCTCGAACACTTCGGCAGCGTCGAGGCGGTGATGACCGCCGAGGAAGACGCCCTGCTCGAAGTCGCCGGCATCGGCGAAGTGACCGCCGCCCGGATTCGGGAAGTCGTCGCCAGCGACTACGACGCCTAG
- a CDS encoding dolichol kinase, which yields MADEVSRRLVHVTGATVPLAHLGWPDLVTWRVVQGFLAVALVVVIVLEAVRLTTGLDWVVYDRLTREYEQDNPAGYALYIVGIAIVAFAVELPSVTTDVAVPAMLMLAIGDPISGLLGSGDASNVKQAWVLLVMFGVCTLLAAPFVPPAAAVLGGIAATFADGVKPRIAGYVVDDNFSIPVLGALAMWVGVRYLPF from the coding sequence ATGGCCGACGAGGTATCCCGGCGGCTCGTTCACGTCACCGGCGCGACGGTCCCGCTGGCACACCTCGGCTGGCCGGACCTCGTGACGTGGCGCGTCGTCCAGGGGTTCCTGGCCGTGGCGCTGGTCGTCGTCATCGTTCTGGAAGCGGTGCGGCTGACGACCGGGCTGGACTGGGTGGTGTACGACCGGCTCACCCGGGAGTACGAGCAGGACAACCCCGCCGGCTACGCGCTGTACATCGTCGGGATAGCTATCGTCGCCTTCGCCGTCGAACTGCCGAGCGTGACGACCGACGTCGCCGTCCCGGCGATGCTGATGCTCGCCATCGGCGACCCCATCAGCGGCCTGCTGGGCTCGGGCGACGCCAGTAACGTCAAGCAGGCCTGGGTCCTGCTGGTGATGTTCGGCGTCTGCACGCTGCTCGCGGCCCCGTTCGTCCCCCCCGCGGCCGCCGTCCTCGGCGGTATCGCGGCGACGTTCGCCGACGGGGTCAAGCCCCGCATCGCCGGCTACGTCGTCGACGACAACTTCTCGATTCCGGTGCTGGGCGCGCTGGCGATGTGGGTCGGCGTCCGGTACCTCCCGTTCTGA
- a CDS encoding CBS domain-containing protein: MNVADAMTPRSEVVTVTIPGTRDDVLEYLQERAFSSVPVIKETDEGEEFRGIISRDALIANPDEDQLALLVEEVPTISGDTAIEDAARVMLEDGERRLPIVDGRLEGIITVTDVIRSIANGDVGGDTVVGDLANRDINCVYEETPLTVAERELSHANVPYGVVLGDDGDMSGMLTEVDIIAVARVVEGEDDTGDSIANQDDDWAWEGIKAVGGRYMPTRNVELPVEPVREFMTADVVTVNKRRTAEEAAQLMIEHDIEQIPLLSGDELTGIVRDVDLLRGL, from the coding sequence ATGAACGTCGCAGACGCTATGACGCCACGCTCGGAGGTCGTCACGGTCACCATCCCCGGCACCCGTGACGACGTTCTGGAGTACCTCCAGGAGCGGGCCTTCTCGTCGGTTCCGGTCATCAAGGAGACCGACGAGGGCGAGGAGTTCAGAGGGATTATCTCACGTGACGCGCTCATCGCGAACCCCGACGAGGACCAGCTCGCCCTGCTCGTCGAGGAGGTCCCGACGATTAGTGGGGACACAGCCATCGAAGACGCCGCCCGGGTGATGCTCGAAGACGGCGAACGCCGGCTGCCTATCGTCGACGGCCGACTGGAGGGCATCATCACGGTGACCGACGTGATTCGGTCCATCGCCAACGGCGACGTCGGCGGCGACACGGTCGTCGGCGACCTCGCCAACCGGGACATCAACTGCGTCTACGAGGAGACGCCACTGACCGTCGCCGAGCGGGAACTCTCCCACGCGAACGTCCCCTACGGCGTCGTCCTCGGGGACGACGGCGACATGTCGGGGATGCTCACCGAGGTCGACATCATTGCGGTCGCCCGGGTCGTCGAGGGCGAGGACGACACCGGCGACTCCATCGCCAACCAGGACGACGACTGGGCCTGGGAGGGCATCAAGGCCGTCGGCGGGCGGTACATGCCCACGCGAAACGTCGAGCTCCCGGTCGAGCCCGTCCGCGAGTTCATGACCGCCGACGTCGTGACGGTGAACAAGCGCCGCACCGCCGAGGAGGCGGCACAGCTGATGATAGAGCACGACATCGAGCAGATACCGCTGCTGTCCGGTGACGAACTCACCGGTATCGTGCGCGACGTCGACCTGCTGCGAGGGCTATGA
- a CDS encoding Sjogren's syndrome/scleroderma autoantigen 1 family protein codes for MSDFDKEAEREKLREKFEQEEDNRAATEQMSELLLKGATMTNAHCSDCGDPIFRYDGQEFCPTCQKPVARDTQANGADAPDADEQADDGDRIEVADPSDEAHVQFGDADEAATEPGAAGDADEQETASAGADSPSSPPEAASAPSADDPTAPPEAGGDRSTQPSGHSEPAPQTARAGASPEPDQPTPNAQSRETASQNPPVSARRTSSDADDVAAHMEAASALLAETAHRFAERAAATENPREAREHLEAAREAAEALDAARF; via the coding sequence ATGAGCGACTTCGACAAGGAAGCCGAACGCGAGAAACTCCGCGAGAAGTTCGAGCAGGAGGAGGACAACCGAGCAGCGACCGAACAGATGAGCGAGCTCCTGTTGAAGGGCGCGACCATGACGAACGCCCACTGCAGCGACTGTGGCGACCCCATCTTCCGCTACGACGGCCAGGAGTTCTGTCCCACCTGCCAGAAGCCGGTCGCCCGGGACACACAGGCAAACGGCGCGGACGCCCCGGACGCTGACGAACAGGCCGACGACGGCGACCGCATCGAGGTCGCCGACCCCAGCGACGAGGCCCACGTGCAGTTCGGCGACGCCGACGAGGCAGCGACCGAGCCGGGCGCTGCCGGCGACGCCGACGAGCAGGAGACCGCATCTGCCGGGGCCGACTCCCCTTCGTCACCGCCCGAGGCGGCGTCCGCACCGTCGGCGGACGACCCGACCGCTCCACCCGAAGCGGGGGGTGACCGGTCGACCCAGCCGTCCGGCCACTCGGAGCCAGCGCCACAGACCGCCCGAGCGGGCGCTTCCCCGGAGCCTGACCAGCCGACGCCGAACGCACAGTCCCGTGAGACGGCGTCACAGAACCCCCCTGTTTCCGCTCGACGCACTTCCTCCGACGCCGACGACGTCGCGGCCCACATGGAGGCGGCGTCCGCGTTGCTGGCCGAGACCGCGCACCGATTCGCCGAGCGTGCCGCCGCGACGGAGAATCCCCGCGAGGCCCGCGAGCACCTCGAAGCGGCGCGAGAAGCGGCGGAGGCGCTGGACGCGGCGCGGTTCTAG